One window of the Rufibacter radiotolerans genome contains the following:
- a CDS encoding nucleotide pyrophosphohydrolase: MTLEEAQQSVDTWIKEVGVRYFSELTNLAILTEEVGEVARIIARRYGDQSFKKSDEEVDLGAEMADVLFVLIALANQTGVNLTEAFAKGMEKRTSRDKDRHQNNPKLR, from the coding sequence ATGACCTTAGAAGAAGCCCAGCAAAGCGTAGACACCTGGATCAAAGAAGTGGGCGTGCGTTATTTCTCTGAACTGACCAACCTGGCTATTCTTACCGAAGAGGTGGGCGAAGTGGCCCGCATCATCGCGCGCCGCTATGGCGACCAGTCGTTCAAGAAAAGCGATGAGGAAGTGGACCTGGGCGCGGAGATGGCTGATGTGCTGTTTGTGCTGATTGCCCTGGCGAATCAGACGGGTGTAAACCTTACAGAGGCCTTCGCCAAGGGCATGGAAAAACGCACCTCACGCGACAAAGACCGCCACCAGAACAACCCTAAGTTACGGTAA
- a CDS encoding 2-phosphosulfolactate phosphatase encodes MPSIDVCFSPELLPLFKLQGKIAVAVDVLRATSSMVTALSHGVVHIAPVSELTECMAYKDQGYMVAAERDGVKAEGFDLGNSPFHYQEEGVRGRHLAITTTNGTQAIRLSRPADEVLIGAFLNVGAVADYLRKAGKDVVVVCAGWKGLFNLEDTLFAGALAERLEGDFELNHDATLAAYHLYQTAKSDLLGFLSKSSHVQRLERLHILPDIEFCLREDVYQVVPILQGDFLVPAQ; translated from the coding sequence ATGCCCTCTATAGATGTTTGCTTCAGCCCAGAGCTGTTGCCCCTTTTTAAATTGCAAGGAAAGATTGCCGTGGCGGTAGATGTGCTGCGGGCCACCTCCAGCATGGTGACGGCCCTGTCGCATGGCGTGGTGCACATTGCCCCCGTAAGCGAACTCACAGAGTGCATGGCCTACAAAGACCAGGGCTACATGGTGGCCGCTGAGCGGGACGGGGTGAAGGCCGAAGGGTTTGACCTGGGCAACTCGCCGTTCCATTACCAGGAGGAAGGGGTGCGGGGCCGGCACCTGGCCATTACCACCACCAACGGCACGCAGGCCATCCGGCTTTCCCGCCCCGCGGACGAGGTGTTGATTGGCGCGTTCCTGAACGTGGGCGCCGTGGCCGATTACCTGCGCAAGGCCGGCAAAGACGTGGTAGTGGTGTGCGCGGGCTGGAAAGGTCTGTTCAACCTGGAAGACACCCTGTTTGCCGGTGCCCTGGCCGAACGCCTGGAAGGGGACTTTGAGCTGAACCATGACGCCACGCTGGCGGCGTATCACCTGTACCAGACCGCCAAGTCAGACTTGCTGGGCTTCCTGTCAAAATCCTCGCACGTGCAGCGGTTGGAGCGGCTCCACATCCTGCCAGACATTGAGTTCTGCCTCCGCGAGGACGTCTATCAGGTAGTACCCATTTTGCAGGGCGATTTCCTGGTGCCGGCGCAGTAA
- the gcvT gene encoding glycine cleavage system aminomethyltransferase GcvT: MELKKIALNDVHEALGAKMVPFAGYNMPVRYSSDLEEHHAVRKAVGIFDVSHMGEFLVSGPNALDLIQRVTSNDASKLTPGKIQYSYLPNQEGGIVDDLLVYCLAPEEYMLVVNASNIEKDWNWISQFNTNNAQMKNISDEMSLFAVQGPKAVEALQPLTPVDLANMVYYTFDKGVFAGVPDVIISATGYTGAGGFEIYVPNENAKEVFQKIMEAGAPVGIKPIGLGARDTLRLEMGYCLYGNDITDSTSPLEAGLSWVTKFSKDFTNAQNLKAQKEQGVSRKLIGFEMMEQGIPRSHYEIVDAEGHPIGEVTSGTMSPSLGKGVGLGYLQTEYTTPGTEIFIKVRNKQLKAQVVKLPFYKPTL; the protein is encoded by the coding sequence ATGGAGTTAAAGAAAATAGCCTTGAACGATGTGCATGAGGCGCTGGGCGCCAAGATGGTCCCGTTTGCCGGGTACAACATGCCGGTTCGCTACAGCTCAGACCTGGAAGAGCACCACGCCGTTAGAAAAGCGGTGGGTATTTTTGATGTCTCGCACATGGGCGAGTTCCTGGTGTCTGGCCCTAACGCCCTGGACCTGATCCAACGCGTGACCTCCAATGACGCTTCTAAGCTTACCCCGGGCAAAATTCAGTATTCGTATTTACCCAACCAGGAAGGCGGCATTGTGGATGACCTGCTGGTGTATTGCCTGGCCCCCGAGGAGTACATGCTGGTGGTGAACGCCTCTAACATTGAAAAAGACTGGAACTGGATTAGCCAGTTCAATACCAACAACGCCCAGATGAAGAATATCTCAGATGAGATGTCTCTGTTTGCGGTGCAGGGCCCCAAAGCCGTGGAAGCCCTCCAACCCCTTACCCCGGTAGATCTGGCCAACATGGTGTACTACACCTTTGACAAAGGCGTGTTTGCCGGCGTGCCAGACGTAATCATTTCGGCTACCGGCTACACCGGCGCGGGCGGGTTTGAGATCTATGTGCCAAATGAGAACGCCAAAGAAGTGTTCCAGAAGATCATGGAAGCCGGTGCCCCGGTAGGCATCAAGCCCATTGGCCTGGGTGCCCGTGACACGCTGCGTCTGGAGATGGGTTACTGCCTGTACGGCAATGACATCACAGACAGCACGTCGCCGCTGGAGGCCGGCCTGAGTTGGGTAACCAAATTCAGCAAAGACTTCACCAACGCCCAGAACCTGAAAGCCCAGAAAGAGCAGGGCGTTAGCCGCAAGCTTATCGGTTTTGAGATGATGGAGCAGGGTATTCCACGCAGCCATTATGAGATCGTGGACGCCGAAGGCCACCCCATTGGCGAGGTTACCTCCGGCACCATGTCCCCGTCTTTAGGAAAGGGAGTAGGCCTAGGTTACCTGCAAACCGAGTACACCACCCCCGGCACCGAGATCTTCATCAAAGTGCGCAACAAGCAACTCAAAGCCCAGGTAGTAAAGCTGCCTTTCTACAAGCCAACCCTGTAA
- a CDS encoding TetR/AcrR family transcriptional regulator, which yields MSFRDTVLNEAELIFEKRGIENTSTETLLTALGISRGTLHEIAHTKKHLVQLCIIQSIKNRQEIVDKIVAKADHPMEAVLHLLKLSIEEVHSFSSEFVQDLRDYYPRSWARLELFMRTISQKYLQPLLAKSIELGYLQQDLPPELVVRLFLNQLQGLLNPQLFPAYAFDYQQLFKIVFVYHLRGCATPLGQSHIEKFTHKAMAV from the coding sequence ATGAGTTTTAGGGATACAGTTTTAAATGAGGCAGAGCTAATCTTTGAGAAAAGGGGAATAGAAAACACATCTACAGAAACCTTATTGACTGCGCTGGGCATCTCCCGGGGAACGTTGCATGAAATAGCCCACACAAAAAAACACCTGGTGCAGTTATGCATCATTCAATCCATAAAAAACAGGCAGGAAATAGTAGATAAGATTGTGGCCAAGGCAGACCACCCCATGGAGGCGGTGTTGCATTTGCTGAAACTAAGCATTGAGGAAGTTCATTCCTTTAGTTCTGAGTTTGTGCAGGACCTGCGGGACTATTACCCCCGCTCCTGGGCCCGGCTGGAATTGTTCATGCGCACGATCTCCCAGAAATACCTGCAGCCTTTACTGGCCAAAAGCATTGAGTTGGGCTACCTGCAGCAAGACCTTCCGCCAGAGTTAGTGGTGCGGCTGTTTCTGAACCAATTACAGGGCCTGCTCAACCCGCAACTGTTTCCGGCGTACGCCTTTGATTACCAGCAATTGTTTAAAATAGTGTTTGTGTACCATTTAAGAGGCTGCGCCACTCCGTTGGGTCAGTCGCATATTGAAAAGTTCACGCATAAAGCCATGGCCGTTTAA
- the dtd gene encoding D-aminoacyl-tRNA deacylase, whose translation MRVVIQRVSEASVTIEGKVHGQIQQGLVVLAGFTATDTPEDLTWMARKIVQLRIFSDAQDKMNLSVQDVTGGILLISQFTLYALTKKGNRPSFIQAAHPEMAIPLYSQFHHLLEQDLGRTVHTGIFGADMKVTLINDGPVTITIDSQNRE comes from the coding sequence ATGCGCGTAGTGATTCAGCGGGTGTCTGAGGCCTCGGTCACCATTGAGGGAAAAGTGCACGGCCAGATCCAACAGGGCCTGGTGGTGTTGGCGGGCTTCACCGCGACAGATACCCCGGAAGACCTCACCTGGATGGCCAGGAAAATTGTGCAGCTGCGCATCTTCTCAGATGCCCAGGATAAAATGAACCTGAGCGTGCAGGACGTAACCGGCGGCATTCTGCTCATCAGTCAGTTTACGCTGTACGCGCTCACCAAGAAAGGGAATCGGCCGTCCTTCATTCAGGCCGCGCACCCAGAAATGGCCATTCCGCTGTACAGCCAGTTTCACCACCTTCTGGAACAGGACCTGGGCCGCACGGTGCACACCGGCATCTTCGGCGCCGACATGAAGGTGACCCTCATCAACGACGGCCCGGTCACCATTACCATAGACTCGCAGAACAGGGAATAA